In Cydia fagiglandana chromosome 16, ilCydFagi1.1, whole genome shotgun sequence, the following are encoded in one genomic region:
- the LOC134672104 gene encoding CHH-like protein isoform X1: MHLSSVQLACALLTLALAAAGAPPAATPHHVARRSFFNLQCKGVYDAAIFARLDRICDDCYNLFREAQLYTLCRQDCFTTEYFKGCVEVLQEQDQLELFKTYIKQLHGADPGI, from the exons ATGCATCTAAGCTCAGTACAATTGGCGTGCGCGCTCCTGACGCTGGCGCTCGCCGCGGCGGGCGCGCCCCCCGCGGCGACGCCTCACCACGTCGCCCGCCGCTCCTTCTTCAACCTCCAGTGCAAGGGCGTCTATGACGCTGCCATCTTCGCTCGCCTTGACAGGATCTGTGACGACTGCTATAATCTGTTTAGGGAGGCGCAGCTTTATACTTTATGCAG GCAAGACTGTTTCACGACAGAGTACTTCAAGGGGTGCGTCGAGGTGTTACAAGAACAAGACCAGCTAGAGCTCTTCAAGACATATATAAAACAGTTACATGGGGCGGATCCAGGGATTTAG